Proteins from one Thermobifida alba genomic window:
- a CDS encoding dipeptidase, translating to MDVRAHIQANRDEFVATLSEWLAIPSISADPAHHGDVRRSAEWLADHLRRTGFPTVEIWETPGLPAVFAEWPAADPDAPAVVVYGHHDVQPVDPVEAWQTDPFTPTVRGDQLVGRGASDDKGQVLFHTLGLRANLAASGADAPPVTIRLLVEGEEESGSPHFADLLTRHRDRLACDVVVISDTTMWGADTPSMCVGMRGLTDCQIDVYGPRTDLHSGSFGGAAPNPARALAALLAGLHDADGRVAIPGFYDEVVEASEAERASIAALPFDESEWLADAASDAAVGEKGYSILERVWLRPTAEVNGVWGGYTGQGGKTIVPRSAHAKLSFRLVPDQEPALIQERVRRYVHDNLPPGVRAEVRFHGPGVRPCASDLDSAAVRAAREAMSRAFGTEVHYTREGGSGPEADLADILEAPLVFVAAGLNSDRIHAPNEKVEIPLLLKGAETVAYLWDSYATVLRGRDGGR from the coding sequence ATGGACGTGCGAGCCCACATCCAGGCGAACCGGGACGAGTTCGTCGCCACGCTCAGCGAGTGGCTCGCCATCCCGTCGATCTCCGCCGACCCCGCCCACCACGGCGACGTGCGCCGCTCCGCCGAATGGCTGGCCGACCACCTCAGGCGGACCGGCTTCCCCACGGTCGAGATCTGGGAGACCCCCGGACTGCCCGCGGTCTTCGCCGAGTGGCCCGCGGCCGACCCCGACGCCCCCGCCGTCGTCGTCTACGGACACCACGACGTGCAACCGGTCGACCCCGTCGAGGCGTGGCAGACCGACCCGTTCACCCCCACGGTGCGCGGCGACCAACTGGTCGGCCGCGGCGCCTCCGACGACAAGGGGCAGGTCCTCTTCCACACCCTGGGCCTGCGCGCCAACCTGGCCGCCTCCGGGGCCGACGCCCCGCCGGTCACGATCAGACTCCTGGTGGAGGGCGAGGAGGAGTCCGGCTCACCGCACTTCGCGGACCTGCTCACCCGCCACCGCGACCGGCTCGCCTGCGACGTCGTGGTGATCTCCGACACCACCATGTGGGGGGCGGACACCCCGTCGATGTGCGTGGGCATGCGCGGACTCACCGACTGCCAGATCGACGTCTACGGCCCCCGTACCGACCTGCACAGCGGCTCCTTCGGCGGAGCCGCCCCCAATCCGGCGCGCGCCCTGGCCGCGCTGCTGGCCGGACTGCACGACGCCGACGGCCGGGTCGCCATCCCCGGCTTCTACGACGAGGTCGTCGAGGCCTCCGAGGCCGAGCGCGCCAGCATCGCCGCACTCCCCTTCGACGAGTCCGAATGGCTGGCCGACGCCGCCAGCGACGCGGCGGTCGGCGAAAAGGGCTACAGCATCCTGGAACGGGTCTGGCTGCGGCCCACCGCCGAGGTCAACGGCGTATGGGGCGGGTACACCGGGCAGGGCGGCAAGACGATCGTGCCGCGCTCGGCCCACGCCAAGCTCAGCTTCCGCCTCGTCCCCGACCAGGAACCGGCGCTCATCCAGGAACGGGTCCGCCGCTACGTGCACGACAACCTGCCGCCGGGGGTGCGCGCCGAGGTCCGCTTCCACGGCCCCGGGGTGCGTCCGTGCGCCTCCGACCTGGACTCGGCGGCGGTACGCGCCGCCCGGGAGGCCATGAGCCGGGCGTTCGGCACCGAGGTCCACTACACCCGGGAGGGCGGCAGCGGCCCCGAGGCCGACCTCGCCGACATCCTGGAAGCGCCCCTGGTGTTCGTCGCGGCGGGCCTCAACTCCGACCGCATCCACGCCCCCAACGAGAAGGTGGAGATCCCGCTGCTGCTCAAGGGCGCCGAGACCGTCGCCTACCTGTGGGACTCCTACGCCACCGTGCTGCGCGGCCGGGACGGGGGGAGATGA
- the nudC gene encoding NAD(+) diphosphatase, which produces MDEQLLLPALSRGTLDSAGSRRRDERWLADAWADERTRVLVLERGDPERYGWRRALERHARFLVTTGTPHPELVFRSPAQAPEGERYLLAEDTDGTAYFAVRAEPGTEPDIPPGTEPASLRRVGALLSGRDAGLATHAVALANWHAENGFCSRCGSPTRIEAAGHVRICDRDGGEHFPRMDPAVIMLVHREVDGVEQCLLAHNPAWPEGRYSVLAGFVEPGESLEQAVAREVAEEVGIAVAGPVYAGSQPWPFPRSLMVGYFARAVGSAPRTDHEEIADIRWFAREELRDAVERGEILLPGPVSIAHKLIERWYGGRLPHSEWTSR; this is translated from the coding sequence ATGGACGAACAGCTCCTGCTCCCCGCCCTGTCCCGGGGAACGCTGGACAGCGCCGGAAGCCGACGCAGGGACGAGCGGTGGCTGGCCGATGCCTGGGCCGACGAGCGCACCCGCGTCCTGGTGCTGGAACGCGGCGACCCGGAGCGGTACGGCTGGCGGCGGGCCCTGGAACGCCACGCCCGCTTCCTGGTCACCACCGGCACCCCCCACCCCGAACTGGTGTTCCGCAGTCCCGCGCAGGCCCCCGAAGGAGAGCGCTACCTGCTGGCGGAGGACACCGACGGCACCGCCTACTTCGCGGTGCGGGCCGAACCGGGAACGGAGCCGGACATCCCGCCGGGAACCGAACCCGCCTCGCTGCGCCGTGTCGGCGCGCTCCTCAGCGGACGCGACGCGGGACTGGCCACCCACGCCGTGGCGCTCGCCAACTGGCACGCGGAGAACGGCTTCTGCTCCCGGTGCGGATCGCCCACCCGGATCGAGGCCGCCGGACACGTGCGGATCTGCGACAGGGACGGCGGCGAGCACTTCCCCCGGATGGACCCGGCCGTGATCATGCTGGTCCACCGGGAGGTCGACGGCGTCGAACAGTGCCTGCTCGCCCACAACCCGGCCTGGCCCGAGGGGCGCTACTCGGTCCTCGCCGGATTCGTGGAACCCGGCGAGTCCCTGGAGCAGGCCGTGGCCCGGGAGGTCGCCGAGGAGGTGGGGATCGCGGTCGCCGGCCCCGTCTACGCGGGGTCGCAGCCGTGGCCGTTCCCGCGCAGCCTGATGGTCGGCTACTTCGCCCGGGCCGTGGGCAGCGCGCCCCGCACCGACCACGAGGAGATCGCCGACATCCGCTGGTTCGCCCGGGAGGAACTGCGCGACGCGGTCGAGCGCGGCGAGATCCTGCTGCCCGGCCCCGTCTCCATCGCCCACAAGCTCATCGAACGCTGGTACGGGGGGCGGCTCCCGCACAGCGAGTGGACGAGCCGGTAG
- a CDS encoding ANTAR domain-containing protein produces MTTHTSARRGHDRRTATRGALIRRESTGWRVDGTEEELPDLLNAMILADLLADGVWSTGLPTPPKATSGLSETERLRVTVLQLEHALRTRVAVEQAIGVLAERHRISPRTAFERLRRAARCRGKKVAVLAQEVVDSTRNPLIALPEELAREGSAVQARQSRRAG; encoded by the coding sequence GTGACAACACACACATCGGCTCGCCGCGGACATGACCGCAGGACCGCAACCCGGGGTGCTCTGATCCGTCGGGAGTCGACGGGCTGGCGGGTCGACGGCACCGAGGAGGAACTCCCCGATCTGCTCAACGCCATGATCCTCGCCGACCTGCTGGCCGACGGGGTCTGGTCGACCGGCCTTCCCACACCGCCCAAGGCGACGTCCGGCCTGTCCGAGACGGAGCGGCTGCGGGTGACGGTGCTGCAGCTGGAGCACGCGCTGCGCACCCGGGTGGCGGTCGAACAGGCCATCGGGGTGCTCGCCGAACGGCACCGGATCTCCCCGCGCACGGCCTTCGAACGGCTGCGCCGCGCCGCCCGCTGCCGGGGGAAGAAGGTGGCCGTACTGGCCCAGGAAGTGGTGGACAGCACCCGCAACCCGCTCATCGCCCTTCCCGAGGAGTTGGCCCGGGAGGGGTCGGCGGTCCAGGCGCGGCAGTCGCGCCGCGCCGGCTAG
- a CDS encoding mycoredoxin, with amino-acid sequence MATPTTAQITMYTTPWCGFCKRLKSQLAREGIPVTEVDIERDPEAAEVVMRVNGGNQTVPTLVFADGTALTNPSLAEVKQKLAAQS; translated from the coding sequence ATGGCGACCCCCACCACCGCACAGATCACCATGTACACGACTCCCTGGTGCGGCTTCTGCAAGAGACTGAAGAGCCAGCTCGCGCGCGAGGGCATTCCCGTCACGGAGGTCGACATCGAGCGCGACCCAGAGGCGGCGGAGGTCGTGATGCGGGTCAACGGCGGCAACCAGACCGTTCCGACCCTGGTCTTCGCCGACGGTACGGCGCTGACCAACCCGTCGCTGGCCGAGGTCAAGCAGAAACTCGCAGCCCAGTCGTGA
- a CDS encoding ATP-dependent DNA helicase UvrD2 has protein sequence MRGLDPEQLEAARSVRGPVCILAGAGTGKTRAITHRIAYAVATGVVPEQQVLAVTFTTRAAGEMRGRLRALGAPRVQARTFHAAALRQLSYFWADAVGGPRPTLIDSKIRTVASAARSCGFQVDRSELRDLATEIEWAKVTQTRPVDYENTVAKEGRTPPMPPRDVARVYEAYEELRSEHNLLDFESMLELTAAMIHERPDIAERIRSQYRYFVVDEFQDVNPLQKLLLDAWLGDRDDICVVGDPSQTIYTFAGATPAYLTGFREAYPHATFVRLVRDYRSTPQVVRVANTVLRAAGSGAAPREHRIELVAQRPDGPEPSYTEYDDEPAEATSVAGKISALIDSGVPAREIAVLFRTNAQSAAYEQALGDAGVPYTVRGAAQFFDRPEIRAALHTLHGAARGDDGAPMVATVRHLLQPLGLTEQPPEGRQAREKWESLAALAQLAEDVAAQRPGAGLADFVAELQARAATEHAPGFEGVTLASLHAAKGLEWDAVFLVGLTEGMLPIVYAETPEQVEEERRLFYVGVTRAREHLHMSWSLARSPGGRRTRKPSRFLDGLRPESPSPAGRRGEPRRRKDRVLRCRVCGATLLEAAERKLGRCLDCPSPYDEELLERLRQWRREVSAAQKVPAYVVFTDATLQAIAEQEPPDTAQLARISGVGEAKLKRYGEAILALCAGATPEQVSKADREETP, from the coding sequence CTGCGCGGCCTCGACCCCGAACAGCTGGAGGCGGCCCGGTCGGTGCGCGGCCCGGTGTGCATCCTCGCCGGGGCCGGAACCGGTAAGACCCGGGCCATCACCCACCGCATCGCCTACGCCGTGGCCACCGGTGTCGTCCCCGAACAGCAGGTCCTCGCCGTGACCTTCACCACGCGGGCCGCGGGGGAGATGCGGGGGAGGCTGCGGGCGCTGGGCGCCCCCCGGGTGCAGGCCCGCACCTTCCACGCCGCCGCGCTGCGCCAGCTCTCCTACTTCTGGGCCGACGCGGTCGGCGGCCCCAGACCCACCCTCATCGACAGCAAGATCAGGACGGTCGCCTCGGCCGCGCGCTCCTGCGGCTTCCAGGTCGACCGCTCCGAACTGCGTGACCTCGCCACCGAGATCGAATGGGCGAAGGTCACCCAGACGCGCCCCGTCGACTACGAGAACACCGTCGCCAAGGAGGGGCGCACCCCGCCGATGCCGCCGCGCGACGTCGCCCGCGTCTACGAGGCCTACGAGGAGCTGCGCAGCGAGCACAACCTGCTCGACTTCGAGTCGATGCTGGAACTCACCGCGGCGATGATCCACGAGCGGCCGGACATCGCCGAGCGGATCCGCAGCCAGTACCGCTACTTCGTGGTCGACGAGTTCCAGGACGTCAACCCGTTGCAGAAGCTGCTGCTGGACGCCTGGCTGGGGGACCGCGACGACATCTGCGTCGTCGGCGATCCCAGCCAGACCATCTACACCTTCGCCGGAGCCACCCCCGCCTACCTCACCGGCTTCCGGGAGGCCTACCCGCACGCCACGTTCGTCCGGCTGGTGCGCGACTACCGGTCCACGCCGCAGGTGGTCAGGGTCGCCAACACCGTGCTCCGGGCGGCCGGTTCCGGCGCGGCCCCCCGCGAGCACCGCATCGAACTCGTCGCCCAGCGCCCCGACGGCCCCGAGCCCTCCTACACCGAGTACGACGACGAGCCCGCCGAGGCCACCTCGGTGGCCGGGAAGATCAGCGCGCTCATCGACTCGGGGGTGCCCGCCCGGGAGATCGCGGTGCTGTTCCGCACCAACGCCCAGTCCGCCGCCTACGAGCAGGCGCTCGGCGACGCCGGAGTGCCCTACACGGTGCGCGGCGCCGCCCAGTTCTTCGACCGTCCCGAGATCCGCGCGGCCCTGCACACGCTGCACGGCGCGGCCCGGGGCGACGACGGCGCGCCGATGGTCGCCACCGTCCGGCACCTGCTGCAGCCGCTCGGCCTGACCGAGCAGCCCCCCGAGGGCCGCCAGGCGCGCGAGAAGTGGGAGTCGCTGGCCGCGCTCGCCCAGCTCGCCGAGGACGTCGCCGCCCAGCGGCCCGGGGCGGGGCTCGCGGACTTCGTCGCCGAACTCCAGGCCCGCGCGGCCACCGAGCACGCCCCCGGGTTCGAGGGGGTGACCCTCGCCTCGCTGCACGCGGCCAAGGGCCTGGAGTGGGACGCGGTGTTCCTGGTGGGACTCACCGAGGGCATGCTGCCGATCGTCTACGCGGAGACCCCCGAGCAGGTCGAGGAGGAGCGCCGCCTCTTCTACGTCGGCGTCACCCGGGCCCGGGAGCACCTGCACATGTCGTGGTCGCTGGCCCGCTCCCCGGGCGGCCGCCGGACCCGCAAGCCTTCGCGTTTCCTGGACGGGCTGCGGCCCGAGTCGCCGTCCCCGGCCGGCCGGCGTGGCGAACCCCGCAGGAGGAAGGACCGCGTGCTGCGGTGCCGGGTGTGCGGCGCGACCCTGCTGGAGGCGGCCGAACGCAAACTGGGGCGCTGCCTGGACTGCCCGTCCCCCTACGACGAGGAGCTGCTGGAACGGCTGCGGCAGTGGCGGCGCGAGGTCTCCGCCGCGCAGAAGGTGCCGGCCTACGTCGTCTTCACCGACGCCACCCTGCAGGCGATCGCCGAGCAGGAGCCGCCCGACACGGCGCAGCTGGCGCGGATATCCGGTGTGGGGGAGGCGAAACTGAAACGCTACGGTGAAGCAATCCTGGCGCTCTGTGCGGGTGCTACGCCCGAGCAGGTCAGCAAGGCCGACAGAGAGGAGACGCCGTGA
- the tesB gene encoding acyl-CoA thioesterase II — MSEPPGRESAHPAEPNQDLQELLDILDLEKIEVNIFRGRSPAEGPQRIFGGQVAGQALVAAGRTVTEERFVHSLHAYFIRPGDPSVPVIYEVDRVRDGRSFTTRRVTAIQHGKAIFTLSASFHRSEPGLSHQVPMPQVPPPEELPTMRERLLQVLGRVPKSADWHPIEWRPVGPLSYEVQRDRSLIRTENPVWLKVNGKVPDDPLLQVCLMTYASDMTLLDTVLLAHGRTFSGISMASLDHAMWFHRPFRTDEWLLYAQETPVASGARGLARGLVYTRSGELVCSVVQEGLIRIVDDE, encoded by the coding sequence GTGAGCGAACCACCGGGGCGGGAGTCCGCACACCCCGCCGAGCCCAACCAGGACCTGCAGGAACTGCTGGACATCCTCGATCTGGAGAAGATCGAGGTGAACATCTTCCGCGGCCGCAGCCCCGCCGAGGGGCCGCAGCGGATCTTCGGCGGACAGGTCGCGGGGCAGGCGCTGGTCGCGGCGGGACGCACCGTCACCGAGGAGCGGTTCGTCCACTCGCTGCACGCCTACTTCATCCGCCCCGGGGACCCCTCCGTCCCGGTGATCTACGAGGTCGACCGGGTTCGGGACGGGCGTTCCTTCACCACCCGCCGGGTCACCGCGATCCAGCACGGCAAGGCGATCTTCACCCTGTCGGCCTCCTTCCACCGGTCCGAACCTGGGCTGTCGCACCAGGTCCCGATGCCGCAGGTGCCTCCGCCCGAGGAACTGCCCACCATGCGGGAGCGGCTGCTCCAGGTGCTCGGCCGGGTGCCCAAGTCGGCCGACTGGCATCCCATCGAGTGGCGCCCGGTCGGTCCGCTCTCCTACGAGGTGCAGCGTGACCGGAGCCTCATCCGCACCGAGAACCCGGTCTGGCTCAAGGTCAACGGGAAGGTGCCCGACGACCCGCTGCTCCAGGTCTGCCTGATGACCTACGCGTCGGACATGACCCTGCTCGACACGGTCCTGCTGGCGCACGGACGCACCTTCTCCGGCATCTCCATGGCGAGTCTGGACCACGCCATGTGGTTCCACCGCCCGTTCCGCACGGACGAGTGGCTGCTGTACGCCCAGGAGACCCCGGTGGCCAGCGGAGCGCGCGGACTGGCGCGCGGGCTGGTCTACACCCGCTCCGGAGAACTGGTCTGCTCGGTCGTCCAGGAGGGGCTCATCAGGATCGTGGACGACGAGTGA
- a CDS encoding WhiB family transcriptional regulator — protein MLASVLESPWLEGVEIPCRSQPDLFFAEAPADVEAAKALCVDCPVREQCLAGALERREPWGVWGGQLLVSGQVVARKRPRGRPRKNAEPIAA, from the coding sequence ATGCTTGCGTCGGTCCTTGAGTCCCCGTGGTTGGAGGGGGTCGAGATCCCCTGCCGCTCCCAGCCCGACCTCTTCTTCGCCGAGGCGCCGGCCGACGTCGAGGCGGCCAAGGCGCTGTGCGTGGACTGCCCGGTCCGGGAACAGTGCCTCGCCGGTGCGCTGGAGCGCCGTGAGCCCTGGGGAGTGTGGGGAGGACAGCTGCTGGTGAGCGGCCAGGTGGTCGCCCGCAAGCGCCCGCGCGGCCGTCCCCGCAAGAACGCCGAACCGATCGCCGCGTAG
- a CDS encoding M48 family metallopeptidase: MPPEPRVEVRRSSRRRRTVSAYRDGDRTVVLVPAGLSAAEEQRWVELMLRRLRNGAHRRPSDTALRTRALELAERYLGGQVRPSSVRWVDNQNTRWGSCSPADGSIRISRRLSRMPGWVVDYVLIHELAHLAVPGHGPEFWQLVNRYPRSERARGYLEGVSDAPRLIAEERGRDEHAPDTGDDGGD, from the coding sequence GTGCCTCCAGAACCGCGAGTTGAGGTGCGCCGGAGCTCCCGTCGTCGGCGGACCGTCTCGGCCTATCGCGACGGGGACAGGACGGTCGTCCTGGTGCCGGCGGGCCTGTCCGCCGCCGAAGAGCAGCGGTGGGTGGAACTCATGCTGCGACGGCTGCGCAACGGTGCGCACCGCCGCCCCAGCGACACGGCGCTGCGCACCCGGGCGCTGGAGCTCGCCGAACGCTACCTGGGCGGACAGGTGCGCCCCTCCAGCGTGCGGTGGGTGGACAACCAGAACACCCGCTGGGGCTCGTGCTCCCCGGCCGACGGATCGATCCGGATCTCGCGCAGGCTGTCGCGCATGCCCGGCTGGGTCGTCGACTACGTGCTCATCCACGAACTCGCCCACCTCGCCGTCCCCGGCCACGGACCGGAGTTCTGGCAGCTCGTGAACCGCTATCCCCGCAGCGAGCGGGCCCGCGGCTACCTGGAAGGCGTCAGCGACGCACCGCGGCTGATCGCCGAGGAGCGGGGACGGGACGAACACGCCCCGGACACCGGGGACGACGGAGGGGACTGA
- a CDS encoding cryptochrome/photolyase family protein, translated as MSTIVVLFTRDLRLSDHPALHAAVAEADRVVPLFVLDPALLRVSARNRIAYLVEALAELRTLLRERGGDLVVRRGDTAAETARVVAETAARAVHLSEDVGAVAVRRERRLSQAVGASGARLRTFPGVTVVPPGSLRPAHGDHYRVFTPYLRAWESARWRAPLPAPERIALPDALAPGPLPGPDLVRTGIGVLSPHRPRGGAGAARARLRAWLSAAAHARGRPGSSAAEEDSRLGCHLRFGCVSPLEAALLARDRPHGAAFLRRLALRDFHHQTARAFPRLNRVDCRPGPTRWRRDDSGFAAWCSGTTGVPIVDAGMRQLLREGYLPGRVRTIAAAYLTRVLRIHWKRGADHFHSLLVDGDVAVNYGNWQQVAGTGGVPRPAHRFDPLRQARRYDPDGVYVRRHVPELRGIAGGQVHDPPLPRPGGYPPPLSRP; from the coding sequence GTGTCCACGATCGTCGTCCTGTTCACCCGTGATCTCCGGCTGTCCGACCATCCCGCCCTGCACGCCGCCGTCGCCGAGGCCGACCGGGTGGTGCCGTTGTTCGTCCTCGACCCCGCCCTGTTGCGCGTCTCGGCGCGCAACCGGATCGCCTACCTGGTCGAGGCCCTGGCCGAGCTGCGCACCCTGCTCCGCGAACGCGGCGGGGACCTGGTGGTCCGGCGGGGCGACACGGCGGCCGAGACCGCCCGTGTGGTGGCCGAGACCGCTGCCCGGGCGGTCCACCTCAGCGAGGACGTGGGCGCCGTGGCGGTGCGGCGGGAACGGCGGCTGTCGCAGGCCGTGGGCGCCTCGGGGGCGCGGCTGCGCACCTTTCCGGGGGTGACCGTGGTGCCGCCGGGCTCGCTGCGGCCCGCGCACGGCGACCACTACCGGGTCTTCACCCCCTACCTGCGCGCCTGGGAGTCGGCCCGGTGGCGTGCCCCGCTTCCCGCCCCCGAGCGGATCGCCCTCCCCGACGCCCTGGCTCCGGGGCCACTGCCCGGACCCGACCTCGTCCGCACCGGGATCGGAGTGCTGTCGCCGCACCGGCCGCGGGGCGGGGCCGGCGCGGCCCGGGCCCGGCTGCGCGCGTGGCTCTCCGCAGCGGCGCACGCCCGGGGCCGTCCCGGCTCCTCCGCCGCGGAGGAGGACTCGCGGCTCGGCTGCCACCTGCGGTTCGGCTGTGTCTCCCCGCTGGAGGCGGCCCTGCTGGCACGGGACCGGCCCCACGGTGCGGCGTTTCTGCGACGGTTGGCGCTGCGGGACTTCCACCACCAGACCGCCCGGGCCTTCCCCCGGCTGAACCGGGTGGACTGCCGCCCCGGGCCGACCCGCTGGCGGCGTGACGACTCCGGGTTCGCGGCCTGGTGCTCCGGCACGACCGGGGTGCCGATCGTGGACGCGGGCATGCGCCAACTGCTGCGGGAGGGGTATCTGCCGGGGCGCGTCCGCACGATCGCCGCCGCCTACCTGACCCGGGTGCTGCGCATCCACTGGAAACGGGGGGCGGACCACTTCCACTCCCTGCTGGTCGACGGTGACGTCGCCGTCAACTACGGCAACTGGCAGCAGGTCGCGGGCACCGGGGGTGTTCCGCGGCCCGCGCACCGCTTCGACCCGCTGCGGCAGGCCCGGCGCTACGATCCCGACGGCGTCTACGTGCGCCGTCACGTGCCCGAACTCCGCGGGATCGCCGGAGGCCAGGTCCACGACCCGCCTCTGCCGCGCCCCGGAGGCTATCCGCCGCCGCTTTCCCGGCCGTGA
- a CDS encoding NUDIX hydrolase: MSLHADARAVLASWTAPDPAQEQLRRAYLDHLDRYPDALWRSCRPGHLTASAAVLDSSGRRTVLTLHRKIGLWLQLGGHCEPGDSSLAAAALREATEESGIPGLRLLPVPVRLDRHAVPCGGGSWHLDVQYAAIAPAGAEPVLDAAESDALAWFDVTALPEPSDDACRALVAAAVRAVRAAEGVR; this comes from the coding sequence TTGAGCCTGCACGCCGACGCCCGCGCGGTGCTGGCGTCCTGGACCGCCCCGGACCCCGCCCAGGAGCAGCTGCGCCGCGCCTACCTGGACCACCTCGACCGCTATCCGGACGCCCTGTGGCGGTCCTGCCGGCCGGGGCACCTCACCGCGAGCGCGGCGGTCCTGGACTCCTCCGGGAGGCGTACGGTGCTCACCCTGCACCGCAAGATCGGACTGTGGCTGCAACTGGGCGGGCACTGCGAGCCCGGCGACTCCTCGCTGGCCGCGGCGGCGCTGCGCGAGGCCACCGAGGAGTCGGGGATCCCGGGCCTGCGCCTGCTGCCCGTGCCGGTCCGGTTGGACCGGCACGCGGTGCCGTGCGGCGGCGGGTCGTGGCACCTGGACGTGCAGTACGCGGCGATCGCCCCGGCGGGCGCTGAACCCGTCCTGGACGCGGCCGAGTCCGACGCTCTGGCCTGGTTCGACGTGACCGCGCTGCCCGAGCCCTCCGACGACGCCTGCCGCGCCCTGGTCGCCGCGGCCGTCCGGGCGGTCCGCGCCGCCGAGGGGGTGCGCTGA
- a CDS encoding zinc-dependent metalloprotease: MSDLPFGFSMSNDPDDESGRGPNDPGSGAGRGGSGGDFPNMPPGGFPFGDPQQIAQMLRQFADMMSAAQPASGPGQESGAGGVNWAAATNIARHVVSRYGDPSVGPVHYAQVQEALRLADLWLNEVTALPSGLHTMEAWSRAEWVEKTMPTWAKLCEPLTGRVVESMGQNLPQEMAAMAGPLLGMLRQMGGALVGQQAGQAIGELAREVVGSTDVGLPLAGEGRAALLPEGVKEFGEGLNVPLDEVRLYLAAREAAHHRLFGHVPWLRSHLFSLVEEYAAGMSFDASGLEERLGRLDITNPESLQEALSSLEGQGLFQTEDTPRQKASLARLETTLALVEGWVSTVVDAAVSQRLPQSAALGEALRRRRASGGPAEHTFAALVGLELRPRRLRDAAALWGALTEARGIDGRDAVWEHPDLMPSGADLDSPDAFVRGPDSSEHLDLSRLTEDPSPEERRGQDDGDDEDGR; this comes from the coding sequence GTGAGCGACCTACCTTTCGGTTTCAGCATGTCAAACGATCCGGACGACGAGTCCGGCCGTGGCCCGAACGATCCCGGCTCGGGGGCCGGCCGAGGCGGCTCGGGCGGTGATTTCCCCAATATGCCGCCGGGCGGCTTCCCGTTCGGGGACCCCCAGCAGATCGCCCAGATGCTCCGCCAGTTCGCCGACATGATGTCCGCCGCGCAGCCGGCCTCCGGACCGGGGCAGGAGTCCGGTGCGGGCGGGGTCAACTGGGCTGCCGCCACGAACATCGCCCGGCACGTCGTCTCGCGGTACGGCGACCCGAGCGTCGGCCCGGTCCACTACGCGCAGGTCCAGGAGGCGCTGCGGCTGGCCGACCTCTGGTTGAACGAGGTCACCGCGCTGCCGTCGGGACTGCACACGATGGAGGCGTGGAGCCGGGCCGAGTGGGTCGAGAAGACCATGCCGACGTGGGCGAAGCTGTGCGAGCCGCTGACCGGGCGGGTCGTCGAGTCCATGGGCCAGAACCTGCCGCAGGAGATGGCGGCGATGGCCGGTCCCCTGCTGGGGATGCTCCGGCAGATGGGCGGCGCGCTGGTCGGCCAGCAGGCGGGCCAGGCCATCGGCGAGCTGGCCCGTGAGGTGGTGGGCTCCACCGACGTGGGGCTTCCGCTGGCGGGCGAGGGCCGCGCGGCGCTGCTGCCCGAGGGGGTCAAGGAGTTCGGCGAGGGCCTGAACGTCCCGCTGGACGAGGTCCGCCTGTACCTGGCGGCCCGGGAGGCCGCCCACCACCGGCTGTTCGGTCATGTCCCGTGGCTTCGCTCCCACCTGTTCTCCCTGGTCGAGGAGTACGCGGCGGGCATGTCCTTCGACGCGAGCGGGTTGGAGGAGCGGCTGGGCCGCCTCGACATCACCAACCCCGAGTCGTTGCAGGAGGCCCTGTCCAGCCTTGAGGGCCAGGGGCTGTTCCAGACCGAGGACACCCCGCGGCAGAAGGCGTCGCTGGCCCGCCTGGAGACGACCCTGGCACTGGTCGAGGGCTGGGTGTCGACCGTGGTCGACGCGGCGGTGTCCCAGCGGCTGCCGCAGTCCGCGGCCCTGGGCGAGGCGCTGCGCCGCCGCCGGGCCTCGGGCGGTCCGGCGGAGCACACCTTCGCCGCCCTGGTGGGGCTGGAGCTGCGGCCCCGCCGGCTGCGCGACGCCGCGGCGCTGTGGGGCGCCCTCACCGAGGCGCGCGGCATCGACGGACGCGACGCCGTCTGGGAGCACCCCGACCTGATGCCCTCCGGCGCGGACCTGGACTCCCCGGACGCCTTCGTCCGCGGTCCCGACTCCTCCGAGCACCTGGACCTGTCCCGGCTGACCGAGGACCCGTCGCCCGAGGAGCGGCGCGGCCAGGACGACGGAGACGACGAGGACGGCCGTTGA